A portion of the Verrucomicrobiota bacterium genome contains these proteins:
- a CDS encoding prepilin-type N-terminal cleavage/methylation domain-containing protein, translating to MGPFNPLGRRVFSGALSRTGHAGAPRLPVGHPEGCDGFCQPARRKPQLFPGPRRHQEVASLSPGRGPQPGDKRGRRQLRCSGDHHQHESGLDQGPAPVSWASGVGGRKRATGHQPAIAQSHANFRVGDQPNRATLNAVKPEVDSRGRSGFTLVELLVVIGVVVLILLLAIP from the coding sequence ATCGGTCCCTTCAATCCGCTCGGTCGTCGAGTCTTTTCAGGCGCTCTCAGTCGAACTGGGCACGCCGGCGCTCCTCGTTTGCCCGTCGGACACCCGGAAGGCTGCGACGGATTTTGCCAGCCTGCGCGCAGGAAACCTCAGCTATTTCCTGGGCCTCGACGCCACCAAGAAGTTGCCAGCCTCTCTCCTGGTCGGGGACCGCAACCTGGCGACAAACGGGGTCGCCGCCAGCTCAGGTGTTCTGGAGATCACCACCAACATGAATCTGGGTTGGACCAAGGACCTGCACCGGTTTCGTGGGCATCTGGCGTTGGGGGACGGAAGCGTGCAACAGGCCACCAGCCAGCGATTGCACAGTCTCATGCTAACTTCCGGGTTGGCGACCAACCGAATCGCGCTACCTTGAATGCCGTGAAACCCGAAGTGGATAGCCGAGGCAGAAGCGGATTCACGCTCGTCGAATTACTCGTGGTCATTGGCGTCGTGGTGTTGATTCTTCTCTTGGCGATCCCTTGA
- a CDS encoding DUF2007 domain-containing protein produces MKLFYTGPVINTEMLAVMLEKHGIIATQEFVDPDQPDDGDLNRQAKVFVPDADYDRAYQLFYAEREAEL; encoded by the coding sequence ATGAAGCTCTTCTACACCGGCCCGGTCATCAACACCGAGATGCTGGCCGTCATGCTGGAGAAACACGGCATCATCGCGACGCAAGAATTCGTCGATCCTGATCAGCCCGACGACGGCGACCTGAACCGGCAGGCAAAGGTGTTCGTGCCGGACGCCGATTATGATCGGGCCTATCAGCTATTCTATGCGGAGCGCGAAGCCGAGCTGTAG